In the genome of Paenibacillus pabuli, the window TGGAGGAATCATATAATGTTCCTAACATTTAACGAGAATATTTCATCGGCTATGAAGAGGACGAAGTTTTAAGGGCTCTTTTGCTCAGAGAGTGGCTGGAATTGCTGAAACCACCACCATTACCCCTTATATACGAGCTCACCTCGGAGCTGTTTTCCTGAAAAGCATTGGATGTCACTCCATTGGTTATTAGGGAAAATCGTATGTCTGCGTTACAGACAACAGGTATGGAGAACGGGGATATCCGTTTGATCTATCGTTTTTTGTACCTGGTAAGGTCCGTTATTGCGAAATTTCGGACAAAGTTGGGTGGTACCACGGAAGCAATAACCTTTCGTCCCTCGCAAGCATGAACTTGTTTGCAGGGATGGAAGGTTTTTTTTGTAACTTTAAATGTCAGAATGATGTAAATTCCGAGAGGAGGATGACTGATGGGAGCTCAAATTCCAGAAGTACGATCGACAGATGAATTACGTGAAAAATGGATGAAGCCGGAGGTCATTAGCGGTTCCGAAATTCTGCTGAGAAGCTTGTTGCTGGAAGGTGTAGAGTGCGTTTTTGGTTACCCGGGCGGTGCAGTGTTGTACATTTACGATGCGATGTATGGTTTCGAGGATTTCAAGCACGTGTTAACCCGTCACGAACAAGGCGCCATTCATGCAGCTGACGGTTATGCTCGGGCGAGCGGAAAAGTGGGTGTCTGTATCGCTACCTCCGGACCTGGAGCAACGAACCTCGTTACGGGTATTGCAACAGCGTATATGGATTCCGTACCACTTGTAGTCATTACGGGAAATGTCATTTCCAGCCTGATCGGCTCAGATGCTTTCCAGGAAGCGGACATTACCGGAATCACAATGCCAATCACAAAACACAGTTACCTGGTAAAAGATGTTGAAGATCTGCCACGTGTCATTCATGAGGCATTCCATATTGCGAATACAGGTCGTAAAGGTCCCGTATTAATCGACATTCCGAAGGATGTATCGGCAAACAAAACGTTGTTTGAACCTAAGACTGAACCTGTTATATTGAGAGGGTACAACCCACGGACAGTACCGAACAAACTTCAGATTGATCGTCTGGCTCAGGCGATTCAGGAAGCAGAACGTCCGATGATTCTGGCAGGCGGCGGTGTAGTTTACTCCGGTGGACACGAAGCGCTGTTCGAATTTGTGGAGAAGACAGGCATTCCCATCACGACAACACTTCTCGGACTTGGAGCATTCCCGAGTGGTCACGAATTGTGGACCGGGATGCCGGGAATGCACGGAACATATACTTCCAATCAGGCTATTCAACAATCGGATTTGCTGATTAACATCGGAGCACGCTTCGATGACAGGGTAACAGGCAAGCTGGACGGATTCGCTCCACATGCCAAAATTGTGCACATTGATATTGATCCGGCTGAAATCGGCAAAAACATTGCCACGGACATTCCAATCGTTGGTGATGTGAAGACGGTTCTGGAAATAGCGAACAAAGAGGTTCAACGTGCTGAACGTGCAGATGCATGGAGAGATCAGATCAAACAATGGAAACAAGAAAAACCTTACAGCTACACCGATTCAGATGAAGTATTGAAACCGCAGTGGGTTGTGGAAATGCTGAATGATACAACTAAAGGCGAAGCCATCGTGACTACGGACGTTGGACAGCATCAAATGTGGGCAGCCCAATATTACAAATTCAACCAACCGCGTTCATGGGTAACCTCTGGTGGACTGGGAACGATGGGTTTTGGATTCCCTTCTGCAATTGGTGCTCAAATGGCAAACCCGGACAGACTTGTTATTTCGATAAATGGTGACGGCGGCATGCAGATGTGTTCTCAAGAACTCGCGATCTGTGCCATTAACAACATCCCGGTGAAAATTGTTATTATCAACAATCAGGTACTTGGAATGGTACGTCAATGGCAAGAGATCATCTATGAGAACCGATACAGCCATATCGATCTGGCAGGCAGCCCTGATTTTGTAAAACTTGCTGAAGCTTATGGCGTAAAAGGATTACGTGCAACCAACAAGGAAGAAGCCGAGCGTGCTTGGCAAGAAGCCCTGGATACACCAGGACCGGTCGTTGTTGAGTTTGTAGTACGCAAGGAAGAAAATGTATATCCAATGGTTCCGCAAGGAGCAACAATCGATCAAATGCTGATGGGGGATGCTGAGGAATGATAAGACATACGATTTCGATATTGGTCAACGATCAGCCTGGCGTCCTGCAGCGGGTATCAGGGTTGTTCGGTCGACGGGGATTCAACATTGAGAGCATCACGGTAGGCCAATCCGAGGAACCGGGTTTGTCCCGCATGGTTATTGTAACGATCGGTGACGACAAAACGCTGGAACAGATTGAAAAGCAGCTCTACAAAATCATCGATGTTATTAAAGTGGTTGATTTCAGTCTGAAGCCGATGGTTGCCCGTGAACTTGCATTGATCAAGGTCAAGGCAGAGCCATCCGAACGTCCAGAAATTCTGGGTGTGGTGGAGACATTCCGCGCATCCGTTGTAGATGTTGGTCCAGGCAGCCTGATTGTACAGGTGGTCGGTGATACGGATAAAATTGATGCAATGATTGAATTGCTTAAGCCATATGGCATTCGCGAACTGTCACGTACAGGTGTAACAGCATTGGTTCGAGGCAACGTATAAGACAGTTATATTAAAAAAAGCATGGTCTGATGCTTGTCAATGGAACGGCAAAGGTGTGTTAGCAGCATTGAGCTGAAATAAACCGATAATGTTAGATGAGGTGCCAGTCCCATACAAGTTGCAATTTAACATTTTAGTGATGTAACGCTTGACAATATAGCCACACACCCGCATTAATGAGTGGGTGTCTGAACGGATCGGATCAGACCAGAGACGCCAAAGCAGAAGAAGCGCCGGTCCCTTGAGACACCCGCTCATTAATGAAGGGTTCTTTACAATAAAAGGAGGACTTATAAACATGCCAGTAACTACTTATTATGAACAGGATGCAGAGCTTAGCGTATTGAAAGGAAAAACGATTGCGGTCATCGGTTACGGTAGCCAGGGCCATGCCCAAGCACAAAACCTGCGTGACAGTGGATTGAACGTAGTCATCGGACTTCGTGAAGGTAAATCTTTTGACACGGCAAAAAATGACGGATTTGAAGTTCTGTCCCCGGCTGAAGCAACTAGCCGTGCAGACGTAGTTCAAATCTTGCTGCCTGACGAAACACAAGCTTCTGTATACAAAAACGAAATCGAACCAAACCTGAAAAAAGGTGCAGCATTGCTCTTCTCCCACGGTTTCAACGTTCATTTCGGTCAAATCGTTGCTCCAAAAGACAGCGATGTATTGCTGGTAGCTCCTAAGTCCCCTGGTCACATGGTACGTCGTACCTACGTGGAAGGATTCGGTGTACCGGGCCTGATCGCAATTGAGCAAGATGCAACAGGTAAAGCAAAAGATATCGGTTTGGCTTATGCTAAAGGTATCGGTTGCACGCGTGCAGGGGTTATCGAAACTTCCTTCCGTGAAGAAACAGAAACAGACCTGTTCGGTGAGCAAGCTGTTTTGTGTGGCGGTGTAAGTGCCCTGGTAAAAGCTGGATTCGAAACGTTGACAGAAGCAGGTTATGCTCCTGAAATGGCATACTTCGAGTGTCTGCACGAATTGAAACTGATCGTTGACCTGATGTATGAAGGTGGACTTGCAAGCATGCGTGATTCCATCAGTAACACAGCGGAGTACGGTGACTATGTAACTGGACCTCGCGTCGTAACTGAAGATACGAAGAAAGCAATGAAAGAAGTCCTGACAGATATCCAACAAGGTAAATTTGCACGTGACTTCATCCTGGAGAACCAATCCGGCCGTGCGTTCCTGACAGCAACTCGTCGCAACGAAGCTGAACACCCAATCGAAGTGGTTGGCGGACAATTGCGTGAGATGATGCACTGGATCAAGAAGTAACGTTTTAACGTACTTTAGTAAACTTACAGCTTTAACCGGGAATAGCGGCCGTGCTTATGCGTGTGCCGCTATTACTGGTTTAGAAGAACATAAAATACAAGTCTAGGAGGTGCGAGGCGTGCGTAAAATCTATGTATTTGACACAACGCTGCGTGATGGAGAACAATCCCCGGGAGTCAATCTGAATACTCGTGAAAAGGTGGAAATTGCGCACCAGCTCGAGCGGCTTGGTATTGACCGGATGGAAGCCGGTTTCCCCGCGGCCTCTCCAGGCGATTTGGCGGCGGTTAATGCGGTAGCCAAAGCGGTCAAAAATGTTACCGTTATTGGCTTGTCCCGCTCAAGGGAGCAGGATATCGATGCGGTGAAAGAGGCGTTGAAGGGTGCTCAGGACCCGTGTATCCATATCTTTTTGGCAACTTCCCCTATTCATCGTCAGCACAAATTGCGCATGGACAGAGCCCAGGTTCTCGATACAGCTCGTTCCGCAATCCGTTATGCAAAGAAAACTTTTTCAAAGATCGAATTCTCGTTGGAGGATGCAGGTCGGACCGAGTATGATTTCCTCGTTGAGATGGTGAATATGGCTGTGGAAGAAGGCGCTGCCGTTGTAAATATTCCGGATACCGTTGGCTATCTGAGCCCATATGAATACGGAAATATTTTTAAACATCTCAAGGAAAACGTACACAACATTGATAAGGTGCAGCTGAGTGCACATTGTCATAATGACCTGGGAATGGCCACTGCCAATACACTCGCAGCCATTCTGAATGGAGCCGATCAAATTGAAGGCACCATTAACGGCATTGGTGAACGGGCAGGTAATACAGCGATTGAAGAGATTGCCATGGCACTGGAGACACGTCAGGAATTTTTCCAGGCGAAAACTTCGCTGCAACTATCTGAAATTGCTCGGACCAGTCGTCTTGTGAGTCGTTTGACGGGTATGGTTGTACCTGGGAACAAAGCGATTGTTGGTGCGAATGCGTTTGCACACGAATCCGGAATTCATCAGGATGGTATGCTGAAAGAGAAAACAACCTACGAGATTATGACCCCAGAGACCATTGGTCTGAAGGAAAGCAAGCTCGTACTGGGTAAACACTCGGGTCGTCATGCCTTCCGTGAGCGCTTGATTGAGCTCGGTTATGAACTGGAAGAAGAAGCATTGAACCGTGCATTTGCCCAATTCAAAGATCTGGCTGATAAGAAAAAAGAAGTGACGGATGAGGATTTGCTGGCGGTCATTGAAGAGAAATTGCAGGATGCACCTGAGGTGTTTAAGCTGGAATCCATCTTTGTGACGTATGGTGATGAATCCACTCCAACGGCTAAAGTTCGTATTGCTACACTTGATGGGGATACGGTGGAA includes:
- the ilvB gene encoding biosynthetic-type acetolactate synthase large subunit, translated to MGAQIPEVRSTDELREKWMKPEVISGSEILLRSLLLEGVECVFGYPGGAVLYIYDAMYGFEDFKHVLTRHEQGAIHAADGYARASGKVGVCIATSGPGATNLVTGIATAYMDSVPLVVITGNVISSLIGSDAFQEADITGITMPITKHSYLVKDVEDLPRVIHEAFHIANTGRKGPVLIDIPKDVSANKTLFEPKTEPVILRGYNPRTVPNKLQIDRLAQAIQEAERPMILAGGGVVYSGGHEALFEFVEKTGIPITTTLLGLGAFPSGHELWTGMPGMHGTYTSNQAIQQSDLLINIGARFDDRVTGKLDGFAPHAKIVHIDIDPAEIGKNIATDIPIVGDVKTVLEIANKEVQRAERADAWRDQIKQWKQEKPYSYTDSDEVLKPQWVVEMLNDTTKGEAIVTTDVGQHQMWAAQYYKFNQPRSWVTSGGLGTMGFGFPSAIGAQMANPDRLVISINGDGGMQMCSQELAICAINNIPVKIVIINNQVLGMVRQWQEIIYENRYSHIDLAGSPDFVKLAEAYGVKGLRATNKEEAERAWQEALDTPGPVVVEFVVRKEENVYPMVPQGATIDQMLMGDAEE
- the ilvN gene encoding acetolactate synthase small subunit, which encodes MIRHTISILVNDQPGVLQRVSGLFGRRGFNIESITVGQSEEPGLSRMVIVTIGDDKTLEQIEKQLYKIIDVIKVVDFSLKPMVARELALIKVKAEPSERPEILGVVETFRASVVDVGPGSLIVQVVGDTDKIDAMIELLKPYGIRELSRTGVTALVRGNV
- the ilvC gene encoding ketol-acid reductoisomerase, giving the protein MPVTTYYEQDAELSVLKGKTIAVIGYGSQGHAQAQNLRDSGLNVVIGLREGKSFDTAKNDGFEVLSPAEATSRADVVQILLPDETQASVYKNEIEPNLKKGAALLFSHGFNVHFGQIVAPKDSDVLLVAPKSPGHMVRRTYVEGFGVPGLIAIEQDATGKAKDIGLAYAKGIGCTRAGVIETSFREETETDLFGEQAVLCGGVSALVKAGFETLTEAGYAPEMAYFECLHELKLIVDLMYEGGLASMRDSISNTAEYGDYVTGPRVVTEDTKKAMKEVLTDIQQGKFARDFILENQSGRAFLTATRRNEAEHPIEVVGGQLREMMHWIKK
- a CDS encoding 2-isopropylmalate synthase, translated to MRKIYVFDTTLRDGEQSPGVNLNTREKVEIAHQLERLGIDRMEAGFPAASPGDLAAVNAVAKAVKNVTVIGLSRSREQDIDAVKEALKGAQDPCIHIFLATSPIHRQHKLRMDRAQVLDTARSAIRYAKKTFSKIEFSLEDAGRTEYDFLVEMVNMAVEEGAAVVNIPDTVGYLSPYEYGNIFKHLKENVHNIDKVQLSAHCHNDLGMATANTLAAILNGADQIEGTINGIGERAGNTAIEEIAMALETRQEFFQAKTSLQLSEIARTSRLVSRLTGMVVPGNKAIVGANAFAHESGIHQDGMLKEKTTYEIMTPETIGLKESKLVLGKHSGRHAFRERLIELGYELEEEALNRAFAQFKDLADKKKEVTDEDLLAVIEEKLQDAPEVFKLESIFVTYGDESTPTAKVRIATLDGDTVEQKAEGNGSVDAIYNAIDQVSGEEVTLSDYSIKSVTHGKDALGEVHVVLTQNQISVQGRGVSTDILGASARAYVDGLNKLVEKRKTYTDRVNVNL